One genomic region from Jiangella sp. DSM 45060 encodes:
- a CDS encoding class I SAM-dependent methyltransferase, with protein MRRDVIPSPNIWHHPDVYEIENRGVDPGGVIEAAMLRLHDWAGLELLDVGCGAGYHLPRFAASARRVVGVEPHPPLVRRAQQRVAALPAAVRSRITVRRGTAQQLPLPTASVDVVHARWAYFFGPGCEPGLAELARVVRRGGTAFVIDNDATRSTFGRWFRTALPKYDAQAVERFWARQGWHREPLTMRWELPDRAAFEAVVRIEFDPANADAILAEHDGASVDYAVNLFWRRF; from the coding sequence GTGCGCCGCGACGTGATCCCGAGTCCGAACATCTGGCACCATCCCGACGTCTACGAGATCGAGAACCGCGGCGTCGATCCCGGCGGTGTCATCGAGGCCGCCATGCTGCGCCTGCACGACTGGGCCGGGCTGGAACTGCTCGACGTCGGCTGCGGTGCCGGGTACCACCTCCCGCGCTTCGCCGCGTCCGCCCGCCGCGTCGTCGGCGTCGAGCCGCACCCGCCGCTGGTGCGCCGGGCCCAGCAGCGCGTCGCGGCGCTGCCGGCAGCGGTGCGCTCCCGCATCACCGTCCGGCGCGGCACGGCCCAGCAGCTGCCGCTCCCGACCGCCTCCGTCGACGTCGTGCACGCCCGCTGGGCCTACTTCTTCGGCCCGGGCTGCGAGCCGGGCCTGGCCGAGCTGGCCCGGGTCGTGCGGCGCGGCGGCACCGCGTTCGTCATCGACAACGACGCGACGCGCTCGACGTTCGGCCGCTGGTTCCGCACCGCGCTGCCGAAGTACGACGCACAGGCGGTCGAGCGGTTCTGGGCCCGGCAGGGCTGGCACCGCGAGCCGCTGACGATGCGCTGGGAGCTGCCCGACCGCGCGGCGTTCGAGGCCGTCGTGCGGATCGAGTTCGACCCGGCGAACGCCGACGCCATCCTCGCCGAGCACGACGGCGCCTCCGTCGACTACGCCGTCAACCTCTTCTGGCGCCGCTTCTGA